The nucleotide window GTACGTTTTTCCGACAGCCATTTGCTCAGCCTGTCTGTCATATCAGTCACAAACGCTCACAGCGTCAGATCTTTCCTTGAAAGTTTCGGGAGAGAGAGTTGAAGCCACATTCCAGTCCACAGTGAAAGCGGTCGTGAATGTCGTTGGAGACCATGGGCTTCGTCCGCATGAATGATTGGCCCTTCATAATAGAAGTTTATAAAAATGAACTGAAATGATATATTTTTATGGCTATATGAATTTTGTGCATTTATCGGGCAGGACATGGCCATTCTGGAACGCAGCCATCTGACAATCATTCGGGAAGTCGCACGGGAAGGTTCGCTGACGGCTGCGGGAGCGCGTCTGAACCTGACACAACCCGCGCTCAGCCATTCCATTCGCAAGATTGAACAGCAGCTTGGCGTCAGGATATGGCGGCGAGAGGGACGATCCCTTGTGCTCACTCAGGCCGGGGAGTGGTTTTTGTCCCTGGCGAACCGCCTGCTCCCGCAGTTTGAACTGGCGGAAAGCCGTCTGGAGCAATTCGCAAATGGCGGGCGTGGCACATTACGTATCGGGATGGAATGCCATCCCTGTTATCAGTGGCTTTTGAAAGTCGTTTCACCCTACCTGGAGAGATGGCCGAAGGTTGATGTGGATGTGCGACAGAAGTTCCAGTTCGGCGGGATCGGCGCATTGTTCAGTAATGAGATTGATATTCTGGTGACCCCTGACCCCCTTTATAAACCTGGTCTGAAATTCACGCCGGTATTCAATTATGAACTGGTGCTGGCTGTTGGTCCGGACCATCCTCTTCGGAAGGAAAAATTTGTTTTACCAGAGCAGTTGGCAGATGAAACATTGATTACGTATCCGGTTCCGTCTGAACGGTTGGATATTTACACCCAATTCCTACAACCGGCAGGTATCGGACCACGGCAGCAGAAGCAGATCGAGACAACAGACATCATGCTGGTGATGGTGGCCCATGGCAGGGGCGTTGCGGCGCTCCCACGCTGGCTTGTGGAGGAATATGCCGCACGTTTCGAACTTTATCCGGTGAAACTTGGCAAAACAGGCATTGCGAAACAGATATTCCTTGGTCACCGAGAAACAGATGAAGATATTAAATATCTTGAAGATTTTATAACGTTTGCTTCAGAATCAGAGCAATAGAGCGGGAAAAGTCGGATTACTATATCGTTGTATTGTCTCACGCCGAAAATTCGATGATCTGACGCACCACCTCGGCGGCATTCAGACAATCGAAGGCAGCGTTGATGTCCTCCAGCGCGATACGTCCGCTCAGCAGCTTATCCACCGGCAGGCGGCCCGCGCGGCGTGAAGCTGGTGGTGGCCGACGCTCATGCCGGGCTGCGCGTCGCTGCCGGTCGCGTGTTCAACGCGACCCTGCAACGTTGCCGGGTGGGGCTTGTTGAAAAATGTTGGGTGTAAGGCCGCATGCGCCTTCTGACGCTCAGCTTTTTGCGCGATCAGAGTGTTATTGCGGGGCAAGGCGTGGGAAGGCGCAGATTCGACAGTCAGACTCGCCGCATGCTGGTCTCATATGCGGCGCAAATTCTACGATCGGCACAAGGCAGGCTCTCCCAAGACAACCGAGGCGCTGTCCCGCGGTGCCGCTCTTTATACGATCGAAGCGGAAATCCGTGGGCAGCCGCCCGATGCACGCAAAGCCGTTCGTCAGGATCGGGCCGGGCCACTGGTGGAGGCGCTGCGATCACCATGGACTCTTGCCAACCAGAAGCCGTCTGGCCGAGGTCATACGCTACGCACTGAACCGGTGGCACGATCTAATCCGGTTTCTCGACGATGGACGGATCGACCTCGATACCAATCCTGTCGAGCGCGCCATTTGCCCCATCGCATTGGGTCGTAAAAATCCCCTGTTCGCCGGCAGTGAGGGCGGCGCCGACCGGTAGGCGGTCGTCGCCTCCCTCGTCGAAACCGCGAAACTCAACGGCATCGAACCGTTCACATGGCTGCGTGGCACCCTCGAAAGTATGGTTTCTGGGCATCATGCCGCACAACTCGCGGATTTACTGCCGATCAAACTAACCGGGCAGAACTAATCTGCATGGGCTTTGCAGACGTTGTGTGTCTCAGGCCCTACCTCACTGCAAGAGCGCATATCTCATGGGCAGATTCGCGCGGCGACAGTATCAAGCTGACGATCATAGGTGGCTCGTTCCGCTGCGCTCAGGAAACCTTGTTTGCGCGTAAAAACATCAGCGTCCGCACGGACCCGTTGCACTTCTTTCCATAGCTGATCCGCAGTAGGTTGGCTCACTCGGCGTGCCTTACGTGCGGTGCTGATATCCGCCTGGAGAATATTGGCACGCATGGAAATATGGGCTTGCCCCGGGTCTCTGATCGTTCCGCTGAGGTCCCCAGCCAAAGAGCGTTGCTCGGCAAGATTACAGCTCGGATAGGCATTCGCCGAAGGTTCCTGCGCATGCGCAGAGGAAAGACCAAAAGCCAGAACAATAAAACACAATATTTTCACCGATAAATCCTTTCCTACGCCGCGCAGGTTGAAATATATCACGTCAAGCGTGTCGTATCCGAACACTTACGATCATTCTTGTGACGGAAATGACCGATACGCCCAGCCTGCTGCTTCCGCTGCTTCCGCTGCTTTCGGGCAGTTTTGCCGCGATGTTCGTTGCCGACGGCATGGGTGAAGCGCCGATTTATGAGGCTTTGCTTACCCGCGCCGCGGCTGAAAAGCGTTAGGCTCAGTCTTTTCCCCGACTGAGCCTGAGCGCGTTGGCGACAACTGTCACGGACGACAGAGCCATCGCAGCGCCCGCGATCATCGGAGACAGAAGAAGCCCGCAGATCGGGTAGAGCACGCCGGCCGCGATCGGAATTCCGATCCCGTTGAACAGGAAGGAGAAGGTCAGGTTCTGCCGGATGTTGCGCATGGTCGCATGGGCGAGCCGTCTCGCCCGGACCAGTGCTTCCAGACTGCCATGCGCCAGAGTGATCCCGGCGCTTTCGATCGCCACGTCAGTACCGGTTCCCATCGCGACCCCGACGGATGCGGCCGCAAGGGCCGGAGCATCGTTCACGCCGTCGCCCGTCATGGCGACATGCGCGCCCTGCGCTGTCAGGTGCTTCACGATATCGGCCTTGTCCTGTGGCTTCAGACCGGCATGGACTTCCGCGATATTTCCCGCCTGCGCCGCCACAGCCTTCGCCGTCGCTTCGCTGTCACCCGTGAGCATGATGATCCGCAGACCATCAGCGTGGAGCGCCGCAAGAGAGGCCCGCGTATCCGCGCGCAGAGGGTCCGCCACGGCGATCAGTCCGGCGAGCCTGCCGTCCACCGCCACGAACATCACACCCGCTCCGGCTTCACGATGCGCCGTCGCGCTAGCTTCAACAGGGGAGACATCAGCACCGGCCTGTTTCAGACACTCGGCATTGCCCACGACGACGGCATGACCCTCAACACTGCCGCTCACGCCCAGTCCGGGCTGCGACTCGAAATGGGTAAGAGCGCCAGGCTCCCCATGGCGGTCTTTCAGGCCCTGAACGATAGCCTGCGCCAGAGGATGCTGGGAGCGTGTCTCCACAGAGGCGGCATAACGCAGCACATCGTTTTCCTGCCATCCGGTGGCCACCTCAACGGCGATGAGCTTCGGGTGGCCTTCCGTCAGCGTGCCGGTCTTGTCCACAACCAGCGTATCCACCCTGT belongs to Acetobacter sp. and includes:
- a CDS encoding LysR family transcriptional regulator; this translates as MAILERSHLTIIREVAREGSLTAAGARLNLTQPALSHSIRKIEQQLGVRIWRREGRSLVLTQAGEWFLSLANRLLPQFELAESRLEQFANGGRGTLRIGMECHPCYQWLLKVVSPYLERWPKVDVDVRQKFQFGGIGALFSNEIDILVTPDPLYKPGLKFTPVFNYELVLAVGPDHPLRKEKFVLPEQLADETLITYPVPSERLDIYTQFLQPAGIGPRQQKQIETTDIMLVMVAHGRGVAALPRWLVEEYAARFELYPVKLGKTGIAKQIFLGHRETDEDIKYLEDFITFASESEQ